A single genomic interval of Nonomuraea rubra harbors:
- a CDS encoding L-talarate/galactarate dehydratase translates to MDRIRHVALSSVTLPLDVPISDAKVLTGRQKPMTEIAFLFAEISTEDGHGGTGFSYSKRAGGPAQYAHAKEVGENLLGQDPSDIGKVYESLLWAGASVGRSGVATQALAAIDVALWDLKAKRAGLPLAKLLGAYRDSVRTYNTSGGFLHAPIEEVKARATQSLADGIGGIKIKVGQPDMKEDLRRLAAVREHLGDGVPLMVDANQQWDRPSALRFGRAVEDLGLVWIEEPLDAYDAEGHAQLAAALDTPIATGEMLSSVAEHVRLIEARAADIIQPDAPRVGGITPFLRLATLADHAGLQLAPHFAMEIHLHLAAAYPREPWVEHFEWLNPLFNERLETRDGRMIVPDRPGLGFTLSEQCRTWTVDSVEFGRA, encoded by the coding sequence ATGGACCGCATCCGCCACGTCGCCCTCTCCTCCGTCACGCTCCCGCTGGACGTCCCCATCAGTGACGCCAAGGTCCTGACCGGGCGGCAGAAGCCGATGACCGAGATCGCCTTCCTCTTCGCCGAGATCTCGACCGAGGACGGCCACGGCGGCACCGGCTTCAGCTACTCCAAGCGGGCAGGCGGCCCCGCCCAGTACGCGCACGCCAAGGAGGTCGGCGAGAACCTGCTCGGGCAGGACCCGTCCGACATCGGCAAGGTGTACGAGTCGCTGCTGTGGGCCGGCGCCTCGGTCGGCCGGTCGGGGGTGGCGACGCAGGCGCTGGCCGCGATCGACGTGGCGCTGTGGGACCTGAAGGCCAAGCGGGCCGGGCTGCCGCTGGCCAAGCTGCTCGGCGCCTACCGCGACTCCGTCAGGACGTACAACACCTCCGGCGGCTTCCTGCACGCGCCGATCGAGGAGGTCAAGGCGCGGGCGACGCAGTCGCTGGCCGACGGCATCGGCGGCATCAAGATCAAGGTCGGCCAGCCGGACATGAAGGAGGACCTGCGCAGGCTCGCCGCCGTGCGCGAGCACCTCGGGGACGGGGTGCCGCTGATGGTGGACGCCAACCAGCAGTGGGACCGGCCGAGCGCGCTGCGGTTCGGGCGCGCGGTCGAGGATCTCGGGCTGGTGTGGATCGAGGAGCCGCTGGACGCCTACGACGCCGAGGGGCACGCCCAGCTCGCCGCCGCGCTCGACACCCCCATCGCCACCGGCGAGATGCTGTCCAGCGTCGCCGAGCACGTGCGCCTCATCGAGGCGCGCGCCGCCGACATCATCCAGCCCGACGCCCCGCGCGTCGGCGGCATCACCCCGTTCCTGCGCCTGGCCACCCTCGCCGACCACGCGGGCCTGCAGCTCGCGCCGCACTTCGCCATGGAGATCCACCTCCACCTGGCCGCCGCGTACCCGCGCGAGCCCTGGGTCGAGCACTTCGAGTGGCTCAACCCGCTGTTCAACGAGCGGCTCGAGACGCGTGACGGCCGCATGATCGTGCCGGACCGGCCCGGGCTCGGGTTCACGCTCAGCGAGCAGTGCCGCACGTGGACGGTGGACTCGGTCGAGTTCGGGCGGGCCTGA
- a CDS encoding cytochrome P450 — MDILKQILDPAARADPYRFFGALRESPVALQDDGTYLVSTYREIVALLHDPRISSDRRNLDSAAPYEPDLHPSFIGLDPPEHDRLRRLAMRHFGPPHAPETVERLRPKMLALTTSLIDALAGRNRADLVEEVAYPLPVAVICALLGVPEEDEPRFHALADEVVETLGPGEEDRAERERAREAASMELSRYLAGLAEARGREPRDDMLSGLMTYRGPEGGMTQDEVVSTAVLLLIAGHETTINLIANGMLTFLRRPELLERLRAEPDLIIPAVEELLRYEPPVQFVSSRVALDDITIGGTTIPAGAPVVLAMAAGSRDPGHVAHPDEFDLDRPRNEHLGFGGGVHYCFGAPLARTEAQIVLNELIRRLDNPRLAADPPPYRPSAVLRGPRHLVVEYDGVAPA, encoded by the coding sequence ATGGACATCCTGAAACAGATCCTCGACCCGGCCGCCCGCGCCGACCCGTACCGGTTCTTCGGCGCGCTCCGGGAGAGCCCCGTGGCGTTGCAGGACGACGGCACGTACCTCGTCAGCACCTACCGGGAGATCGTCGCCCTGCTGCACGACCCGCGCATCAGCTCCGACCGGCGCAACCTCGACAGCGCCGCGCCCTACGAGCCGGACCTCCACCCGTCCTTCATCGGCCTCGACCCGCCGGAGCACGACCGGCTGCGCCGCCTGGCCATGCGGCACTTCGGCCCGCCGCACGCGCCGGAGACGGTCGAACGGCTGCGCCCGAAGATGCTCGCCCTGACCACCTCGCTGATCGACGCGCTGGCCGGCAGGAACCGGGCCGACCTCGTGGAGGAGGTGGCCTACCCGCTGCCGGTGGCGGTGATCTGCGCGCTGCTCGGCGTACCGGAGGAGGACGAGCCGCGCTTCCACGCGCTGGCGGACGAGGTGGTCGAGACGCTCGGGCCGGGGGAGGAGGACCGCGCGGAACGCGAGCGGGCGCGTGAGGCGGCGTCCATGGAGCTGTCGCGCTACCTCGCCGGGCTGGCCGAGGCGCGCGGCCGGGAGCCGCGGGACGACATGCTGTCCGGGCTCATGACCTACCGCGGGCCCGAGGGCGGCATGACGCAGGACGAGGTGGTGTCCACGGCGGTGCTGCTGCTGATCGCCGGCCACGAGACCACGATCAACCTCATCGCCAACGGCATGCTCACCTTCCTGCGCCGCCCCGAGCTGCTGGAACGGCTGCGCGCCGAGCCCGACCTGATCATCCCGGCCGTCGAGGAGCTGCTGCGGTACGAGCCGCCCGTGCAGTTCGTGTCCTCCCGGGTGGCCCTGGACGACATCACGATCGGGGGCACCACGATCCCGGCCGGGGCGCCCGTCGTGCTGGCCATGGCGGCGGGCAGCCGCGACCCCGGCCACGTGGCGCACCCGGACGAGTTCGACCTCGACCGGCCGCGCAACGAGCACCTCGGCTTCGGCGGCGGCGTGCACTACTGCTTCGGCGCGCCGCTGGCCAGGACGGAGGCGCAGATCGTGCTGAACGAGCTGATCCGCAGGCTGGACAACCCGCGCCTGGCCGCCGACCCGCCGCCCTACCGGCCGAGCGCCGTCCTGCGGGGGCCGCGCCACCTGGTGGTGGAGTACGACGGCGTCGCCCCCGCGTGA
- a CDS encoding FAD-dependent oxidoreductase, with protein sequence MRVVVDLTRCQGYGQCVFLAPDVFTMRDEALLYDLQPAAEHREHVLRAAAACPVQAIHLDRTALPMPPPGAQEPRSAASGGDGRIVIVGASLAGARAAEVLRREGFTGSLTMIGDERREPYDRPPLSKQVLTGQVPPEHTLLPRLREVDAELLFGTPATGLDVAGKRVLLADGREIGFDRVLLATGTRARPWPDAAEGALHGVYTLRDARDAAELRQALAAGPRRVLILGAGFTGSEIASVCRELDLPVTVVERGPAPLFNAMGGVIGDVAARLQRDHGVDLRCGTTVTALESDGNGRLRGARLSDGSTVEADVAVVALGSVRNVEWLRDSGLAAGVWGVTCDAGCRAVDLNGLVTDDVFVAGDIARFPHPLYEYQFMSLEHWGNAVAQAEIAAHNMVSDQAHRWPHLSVPVFWSSQFGVNIKSVGVPTFADQVVFTQGSPEQGRFVAVYGYQGRITAAVTFDQAMWLEFYQRQIERAAPFPPDFRHVGGGVDGEPVPARVPERLVAAAGATVVVTGHDPAERRASLVHPH encoded by the coding sequence GTGCGAGTCGTCGTCGATCTGACGCGCTGCCAGGGGTACGGGCAGTGCGTGTTCCTCGCGCCCGACGTCTTCACCATGCGCGACGAGGCGCTCCTGTACGACCTGCAGCCCGCCGCGGAACACCGCGAGCACGTCCTGAGGGCGGCGGCTGCCTGCCCCGTCCAGGCGATCCACCTCGACAGGACGGCGCTGCCCATGCCGCCGCCCGGCGCTCAGGAGCCGCGGAGCGCGGCGTCCGGCGGCGACGGGCGGATCGTGATCGTGGGGGCCTCGCTGGCCGGGGCGCGGGCGGCCGAGGTGCTCAGGCGGGAGGGCTTCACCGGGTCGCTGACCATGATCGGCGACGAGCGGCGCGAGCCGTACGACCGGCCGCCGCTGTCCAAGCAGGTGCTCACCGGCCAGGTGCCGCCCGAGCACACCCTGCTGCCCCGCCTGCGCGAGGTTGACGCCGAGCTGCTGTTCGGCACGCCGGCGACCGGGCTGGACGTGGCGGGCAAGCGCGTACTGCTCGCGGACGGCAGGGAGATCGGCTTCGACCGCGTCCTGCTGGCCACCGGCACCCGCGCCCGCCCCTGGCCTGACGCGGCCGAGGGCGCGCTGCACGGCGTGTACACGCTGCGCGACGCGCGGGACGCCGCCGAGCTGCGGCAGGCGCTGGCCGCCGGCCCGCGCCGCGTGCTGATCCTCGGCGCCGGGTTCACCGGCAGCGAGATCGCCTCCGTCTGCCGCGAGCTGGACCTGCCGGTGACCGTCGTCGAACGCGGCCCCGCCCCGCTCTTCAACGCCATGGGCGGCGTCATCGGCGACGTGGCCGCGCGGCTCCAGCGGGACCACGGCGTGGACCTGCGCTGCGGCACGACCGTCACGGCCCTGGAGTCGGACGGCAACGGGCGGCTGCGCGGCGCCCGGCTGTCGGACGGCAGTACGGTCGAGGCGGACGTGGCCGTGGTGGCGCTCGGCTCCGTGCGCAACGTCGAGTGGCTGCGGGACTCCGGGCTGGCCGCCGGGGTGTGGGGCGTGACGTGCGACGCGGGCTGCCGGGCCGTGGACCTCAACGGCCTGGTCACCGACGACGTCTTCGTGGCCGGTGACATCGCCCGCTTCCCGCACCCGCTGTACGAGTACCAGTTCATGAGCCTCGAACACTGGGGCAACGCCGTCGCCCAGGCCGAGATCGCCGCGCACAACATGGTGAGCGACCAGGCGCACCGCTGGCCGCACCTGTCGGTGCCGGTCTTCTGGTCCAGCCAGTTCGGCGTGAACATCAAGTCGGTCGGGGTGCCCACGTTCGCCGACCAGGTCGTCTTCACCCAGGGCTCGCCGGAGCAGGGGCGGTTCGTCGCCGTCTACGGCTACCAGGGCCGGATCACCGCCGCGGTCACCTTCGACCAGGCCATGTGGCTGGAGTTCTACCAGCGCCAGATCGAGCGCGCGGCCCCGTTCCCGCCGGACTTCCGTCACGTCGGCGGCGGCGTGGACGGGGAACCGGTGCCCGCGCGGGTCCCCGAGCGGCTGGTGGCCGCGGCTGGGGCGACGGTCGTGGTGACCGGCCACGACCCGGCGGAGCGCCGCGCCTCCCTGGTGCACCCGCACTGA
- a CDS encoding LLM class F420-dependent oxidoreductase, which yields MPETSEIEALKRRLGRVGVWNATLSREPASVEREAAAEIESLGFKALWVGETPNGKESLAHAAILLGATSSLTVATGIASIWARDPIAAANGASALAEAYEGRFLLGLGVSHAPAVAARGHDYRKPVSAMRHYLDAMDATEYAGPLPEPAPRVLAALRPRMLELAAQRASGAHPYFVPPEHTAQARAVLGPEPLLAPEQTVLLETDPDRARRLARQFTTRYLALPNYANNLRELGWKDEDLTEGGSDALVDALVAWGDPETIIQRVRAHLDAGADHVCIQPLTGSAGELLEHLRILAHSDVVET from the coding sequence ATGCCGGAGACGAGCGAGATCGAGGCGCTGAAGCGGCGCCTGGGGCGCGTAGGGGTCTGGAACGCCACCCTCAGCAGGGAGCCGGCCTCGGTCGAGCGGGAGGCCGCCGCGGAGATCGAGAGCCTGGGCTTCAAGGCGTTGTGGGTGGGCGAGACGCCGAACGGCAAGGAGTCGCTGGCCCACGCGGCGATCCTGCTGGGCGCCACGAGCAGCCTCACGGTGGCGACCGGCATCGCCAGCATCTGGGCGCGCGACCCCATCGCCGCCGCCAACGGCGCCAGCGCGCTCGCGGAGGCGTACGAGGGCCGCTTCCTGCTCGGCCTCGGAGTCAGCCACGCGCCCGCGGTGGCGGCGCGCGGGCACGACTACCGCAAGCCGGTCTCGGCCATGCGCCACTACCTCGACGCCATGGACGCCACCGAGTACGCGGGCCCGCTGCCGGAGCCGGCGCCCCGGGTGCTGGCCGCGCTGCGGCCCAGGATGCTGGAGCTGGCCGCCCAGCGGGCCAGCGGGGCGCACCCCTACTTCGTGCCGCCGGAGCACACCGCGCAGGCGCGGGCCGTGCTCGGCCCCGAGCCGCTGCTGGCGCCGGAGCAGACCGTGCTGCTGGAGACCGACCCGGACCGGGCGCGGCGCCTGGCCCGCCAGTTCACCACGCGTTACCTGGCGCTGCCGAACTACGCCAACAACCTGCGCGAGCTGGGCTGGAAGGACGAGGACCTGACCGAGGGCGGCAGCGACGCGCTGGTCGACGCCCTGGTGGCGTGGGGCGATCCGGAGACGATCATCCAGCGGGTGCGCGCGCACCTCGACGCGGGCGCCGACCACGTCTGCATCCAGCCGCTGACCGGCAGCGCCGGGGAACTGCTGGAGCACCTGCGCATCCTGGCCCACTCCGACGTCGTGGAGACCTGA
- a CDS encoding FAD-binding and (Fe-S)-binding domain-containing protein: MSLTAPDPAVLAAVEAAVPGIARARASDRLGLAHDASHYLLTPQAVLVPESAEQVAALLRTGLPLTFRSGGTSLSGQAVSEHLLVDTRRHFRGIEVLDGGKRVRVQPGAVLRQVNARLAPYGRKLGPDPASESACTIGGVVANNSSGMTCGTHANTYRTLESMTIVLPSGTVIDTGAPDADERLRTLEPALAEGLARLRDRVRKNPDSVRRIQAQFSLKNTMGYGLNSLLDHDTPAQILAHLVIGSEGTLGFVAEAVFRTVPAHRLAATGLLVFPTLHAAMAAMPHLVEAAPAAVELLDAESLRVARTDAEAGEALRSLAVAEHAALLVEWQESEEELLAGRERAAGDLLPELELAAPAALSRDAGGRAALWHIRKGLYASVAGARPSGTTALLEDVAVPVPALAGLCDELTALFARHRYERSVIFGHAKDGNLHFMLNERFDTELERYAAFTEDMVEAVLSRGGTLKAEHGTGRVMAPFVRRQYGDELYEVMREIKRLCDPDGTLNPGVVLTDRDDAHLRDLKHVVTVEPEVDRCVECGYCEPVCPSRDLTTTPRQRIVLRRELAAAVAAGDRALARELEAEYGYDAVDTCAVDGMCATACPVGINTGDLTKRLRAERHGRAARQGWKSAARHWDGVTRAMNLALDTAAATPPALPEAAGRAARALTADEAVPQWSRDLPRGGMRRRPLPNADADVVYLPSCLNTMFAPADGGPGVMIAFARLAGRAGVRLHVPEGIGGLCCGTPWSSKGYADGHEVMAGRVRDTLLEATDGGRIPVVSDAASCTEGFSHLGLEVMGLEVTDAVAYTAAHLLPRLAVKRRLPTLALHPTCSSTRLGLDAAIDLIARAVADEVTVPQGWQCCAFAGDRGLLHPELTASATRAEAAGVLAGDFAAHASVNRTCELGMTRATGKPYHHLLELLDRATTP, encoded by the coding sequence ATGAGCCTGACCGCACCCGATCCCGCCGTCCTGGCCGCAGTGGAGGCCGCCGTCCCCGGGATCGCCAGGGCGCGGGCGAGCGACCGGCTCGGCCTGGCTCACGACGCCTCGCACTACCTGCTCACCCCGCAGGCCGTGCTGGTGCCGGAGAGCGCGGAGCAGGTGGCGGCGCTGCTGCGGACGGGCCTGCCGCTGACGTTCCGCTCGGGCGGCACCAGCCTGAGCGGGCAGGCGGTCAGCGAGCACCTGCTCGTGGACACCCGGCGGCACTTCCGCGGCATCGAGGTGCTGGACGGCGGGAAACGCGTGCGGGTGCAGCCCGGCGCGGTGCTACGGCAGGTCAACGCCCGCCTCGCGCCGTACGGCCGCAAGCTCGGCCCCGACCCGGCCAGCGAGTCGGCGTGCACGATCGGCGGCGTCGTCGCGAACAACTCCAGCGGCATGACCTGCGGCACGCACGCCAACACGTACCGGACCCTGGAGTCGATGACGATCGTGCTGCCCAGCGGCACCGTCATCGACACCGGAGCCCCCGACGCCGACGAGCGCCTGCGCACGCTGGAGCCCGCCCTCGCGGAGGGCCTGGCCAGGCTGCGCGACAGAGTCCGGAAAAATCCGGACTCGGTGCGTCGCATCCAGGCGCAGTTCTCGCTCAAGAACACCATGGGGTACGGGCTGAACAGCCTGCTCGACCACGACACGCCCGCGCAGATCCTCGCCCACCTGGTCATCGGCAGCGAGGGCACCCTGGGTTTCGTCGCCGAGGCCGTCTTCCGCACGGTCCCGGCGCACCGGCTGGCCGCCACCGGCCTGCTCGTCTTCCCCACCCTGCACGCGGCCATGGCCGCCATGCCCCACCTCGTCGAGGCCGCCCCCGCCGCCGTCGAGCTGCTGGACGCCGAGTCCCTGCGCGTGGCCAGGACGGACGCCGAGGCCGGCGAGGCGCTGCGCTCGCTCGCCGTCGCCGAGCACGCCGCCCTCCTGGTCGAGTGGCAGGAGTCCGAGGAGGAGCTGCTGGCCGGGCGCGAGCGCGCGGCCGGGGACCTGCTGCCCGAGCTGGAGCTGGCCGCCCCCGCCGCGCTGAGCAGGGACGCCGGCGGCAGGGCGGCGCTGTGGCACATCCGCAAGGGCCTGTACGCCTCGGTCGCCGGCGCCCGCCCCAGCGGCACCACCGCCCTCCTGGAGGACGTCGCCGTCCCCGTCCCCGCGCTGGCCGGGCTCTGCGACGAGCTGACCGCGCTGTTCGCCCGGCACCGGTACGAGCGCAGCGTCATCTTCGGCCACGCCAAGGACGGCAACCTGCACTTCATGCTGAACGAGCGCTTCGACACCGAGCTGGAGCGCTACGCCGCCTTCACCGAGGACATGGTCGAGGCCGTCCTGTCCAGGGGCGGCACGCTCAAGGCCGAGCACGGCACCGGCCGCGTCATGGCCCCGTTCGTCCGCCGCCAGTACGGCGACGAGCTGTACGAGGTGATGCGCGAGATCAAGCGCCTGTGCGACCCGGACGGCACCCTCAACCCGGGGGTCGTGCTCACCGACCGCGACGACGCCCACCTGCGCGACCTCAAGCACGTGGTCACCGTCGAGCCCGAGGTGGACCGGTGCGTGGAGTGCGGCTACTGCGAGCCCGTCTGCCCCAGCCGCGACCTGACCACCACCCCGCGCCAGCGCATCGTGCTGCGCCGCGAGCTGGCCGCCGCCGTCGCCGCAGGAGACCGGGCCCTCGCCCGCGAGCTGGAGGCCGAGTACGGCTACGACGCCGTGGACACCTGCGCCGTGGACGGCATGTGCGCCACCGCCTGCCCCGTCGGGATCAACACCGGCGACCTGACCAAACGCCTGCGCGCCGAACGCCACGGCCGCGCCGCGCGGCAGGGCTGGAAGAGCGCCGCCAGGCACTGGGACGGCGTCACCCGGGCGATGAACCTCGCCCTGGACACCGCCGCCGCCACCCCGCCCGCGCTGCCCGAGGCCGCCGGCCGCGCCGCCCGAGCGCTCACCGCCGACGAAGCCGTCCCCCAGTGGAGCCGGGACCTGCCGCGCGGCGGGATGCGCCGCCGCCCGCTGCCGAACGCCGACGCCGACGTGGTCTACCTGCCGTCCTGCCTGAACACCATGTTCGCCCCCGCCGACGGCGGACCCGGCGTGATGATCGCGTTCGCCCGGCTGGCCGGGCGCGCGGGCGTGCGGCTGCACGTGCCGGAGGGCATCGGCGGGCTGTGCTGCGGCACGCCCTGGTCGTCCAAGGGCTACGCCGACGGCCACGAGGTGATGGCCGGCCGCGTCCGCGACACGCTCCTCGAAGCGACGGACGGCGGCCGCATCCCGGTGGTCAGCGACGCGGCCTCCTGCACCGAGGGTTTCAGCCACCTGGGCCTGGAGGTGATGGGCCTGGAGGTGACGGACGCGGTCGCCTACACCGCAGCCCACCTGCTGCCCCGCCTGGCCGTCAAGCGCCGCCTGCCCACCCTGGCCCTGCACCCCACCTGCTCCTCCACCCGCCTGGGCCTGGACGCCGCCATCGACCTGATCGCCCGCGCGGTCGCCGACGAGGTGACGGTCCCGCAGGGCTGGCAGTGCTGCGCGTTCGCCGGTGACCGCGGCCTGCTCCACCCGGAGCTGACCGCCTCCGCCACCCGGGCCGAGGCCGCCGGCGTGCTGGCCGGGGACTTCGCCGCGCACGCCTCGGTCAACCGCACCTGCGAGCTGGGCATGACGCGGGCCACCGGCAAGCCGTACCATCACCTGCTCGAACTGCTCGACCGGGCCACCACACCCTGA
- a CDS encoding fumarylacetoacetate hydrolase family protein → MYLMRIGAPGAEKPVVRVDDTHYIDVSDVTPDFDERFFAAGGPALLADRVSRGDTREFAGERIGAPIARPHQILCIGLNYSDHAAETGQAVPEEPILFTKSPNTLVGPYDDVRIPRGSTKTDWEVELGIVIGRRTSYLDSAEEAKAAIAGYCVVNDVSERAFQMERGGQWSKGKSAETFNPAGPWLVTPDELADVKNLAMWLDVNGVRRQTGTTKTMIFDPYVIVHHLSQFMVLEPGDLINTGTPPGVGMGHDPQIWLQPGDVMELGIEGLGSQRQQVIAPR, encoded by the coding sequence ATGTACCTCATGCGCATCGGCGCGCCCGGCGCCGAGAAGCCGGTCGTCCGCGTGGACGACACCCACTACATCGACGTCTCCGACGTCACCCCCGACTTCGACGAGCGCTTCTTCGCCGCGGGCGGTCCCGCCCTGCTCGCCGACCGCGTGAGCCGCGGGGACACGCGGGAGTTCGCCGGCGAGCGGATCGGCGCGCCGATCGCCCGGCCGCACCAGATCCTGTGCATCGGCCTCAACTACAGCGACCACGCCGCCGAGACCGGCCAGGCCGTGCCGGAGGAGCCGATCCTGTTCACCAAGTCGCCCAACACCCTCGTCGGCCCGTACGACGACGTGCGCATCCCGCGCGGCTCCACCAAGACCGACTGGGAGGTGGAGCTGGGCATCGTCATCGGCAGGCGCACCTCCTACCTGGACTCGGCCGAGGAGGCGAAGGCCGCGATCGCCGGGTACTGCGTGGTCAACGACGTCAGCGAGCGCGCCTTCCAGATGGAGCGCGGCGGCCAGTGGAGCAAGGGCAAGTCCGCCGAGACGTTCAACCCGGCCGGGCCGTGGCTGGTCACGCCGGACGAGCTCGCCGACGTGAAGAACCTCGCCATGTGGCTGGACGTCAACGGCGTGCGCCGCCAGACCGGCACCACCAAGACGATGATCTTCGACCCGTACGTCATCGTGCACCACCTGAGCCAGTTCATGGTCCTGGAGCCGGGTGACCTCATCAACACCGGCACCCCGCCCGGCGTCGGCATGGGCCACGACCCCCAGATCTGGCTCCAGCCGGGCGACGTGATGGAGTTGGGGATCGAGGGCCTCGGCAGCCAGCGCCAGCAGGTGATCGCCCCCCGCTGA
- a CDS encoding IclR family transcriptional regulator, which yields MSEQNSADRLVGSDRVLAVLAELARHPDGIGLEEMARAVASPKPTVHRALAALRRAGLAAQHGHGRYVLGDEFLRMAFAHHEARPDHVRVMPVLRALCERYGETAHYAVLDGPSVVYRSKLDPADGAVRLSSVVGGRNPAHCTAVGKVLLADALRTEDAVRAWADGRPLERPTERSIGTAGELHAELVRIREQGYATDDQENEPGVNCVAVAAYLTSPTVPSGAISVSGLAYRTPLRKLVDDVPAIRAIASGEHLP from the coding sequence ATGTCCGAGCAGAATTCCGCGGACAGGCTCGTCGGATCCGACCGCGTGCTCGCGGTGCTGGCCGAGCTGGCGCGCCACCCCGACGGCATCGGGCTGGAGGAGATGGCGCGGGCGGTGGCCAGCCCGAAGCCGACCGTGCACCGCGCGCTGGCCGCGCTGCGCCGCGCCGGCCTCGCCGCCCAGCACGGCCACGGCCGGTACGTGCTGGGCGACGAGTTCCTGCGGATGGCCTTCGCGCACCACGAGGCGCGGCCCGACCACGTCAGGGTCATGCCGGTGCTGCGGGCGCTGTGCGAGCGTTACGGCGAGACGGCGCACTACGCCGTGCTCGACGGGCCCTCGGTCGTCTACCGGTCCAAGCTCGACCCGGCTGACGGGGCGGTGCGGCTCAGCTCGGTGGTGGGCGGCCGCAACCCGGCCCACTGCACGGCGGTCGGCAAGGTCCTCCTCGCCGACGCGCTCAGGACCGAGGACGCGGTCCGCGCCTGGGCGGACGGCCGCCCGCTGGAACGCCCGACCGAGCGCTCGATCGGCACGGCGGGGGAGCTGCACGCCGAGCTCGTACGCATCCGCGAGCAGGGCTACGCCACCGACGACCAGGAGAACGAGCCCGGCGTCAACTGCGTGGCCGTCGCCGCCTACCTGACCTCGCCCACCGTGCCCAGCGGCGCCATCAGCGTCAGCGGCCTGGCCTACCGCACCCCGCTGCGCAAGCTCGTCGACGACGTGCCCGCCATCCGCGCCATCGCCTCAGGGGAGCACCTCCCGTGA
- a CDS encoding zinc-dependent alcohol dehydrogenase family protein: MARMVVFRELGGPGVMRLEDVEVRDPGPGEVRVRVAAIGLNRSEVLFRSGLYIEPVRRFPATLGTEAAGVVEAVGAGVTGLRPGQPVSTVQTFSMNDYGVYGERVIVPAAAVLRRPEGVGEVEGAAVWMSYVTAYGALMETGGLRPGDTVVLNAASSSVGLAAIRVADRLGATPIALTRSAAKKEALLKEGAAEVIVTGPEEGVAEEDVAEDVAERVLAATGGRGAELVLDAVAGPGVRDLARAVADGGMLLVYGALSGQPTPYPGIELGMPPVAMRTYTMLETTTSPERLRRAEAFVASGLRSGAFRPVVDRTFELEEIAEAHRYLESNAQVGKIVVTVP; encoded by the coding sequence ATGGCCAGGATGGTGGTGTTCCGCGAGCTCGGCGGGCCCGGGGTGATGCGGCTGGAGGACGTGGAGGTCCGCGACCCCGGCCCCGGCGAGGTGCGCGTCCGCGTGGCGGCCATCGGGCTGAACCGGTCGGAGGTGCTGTTCCGCTCCGGCCTGTACATCGAGCCCGTGAGGCGGTTCCCCGCCACGCTGGGCACGGAGGCCGCCGGCGTCGTGGAGGCGGTCGGCGCGGGGGTCACCGGTCTGCGGCCGGGGCAGCCGGTCAGCACGGTGCAGACGTTCTCGATGAACGACTACGGCGTTTACGGCGAGCGGGTGATCGTGCCCGCCGCGGCGGTCCTGCGCCGCCCGGAGGGGGTCGGCGAGGTCGAGGGCGCAGCCGTGTGGATGTCGTACGTGACGGCCTACGGCGCGCTGATGGAGACCGGCGGGCTGCGGCCCGGCGACACGGTCGTGCTGAACGCGGCCTCCAGCAGCGTGGGCCTGGCCGCCATCCGCGTCGCCGACCGCCTCGGCGCCACGCCGATCGCCCTGACCCGCTCCGCCGCCAAGAAGGAGGCGCTGCTGAAGGAGGGCGCCGCCGAGGTGATCGTCACCGGGCCTGAGGAGGGCGTGGCGGAGGAGGACGTGGCGGAGGACGTGGCGGAGCGGGTGCTGGCGGCCACCGGCGGCCGGGGCGCCGAGCTCGTCCTCGACGCGGTGGCGGGCCCCGGCGTTCGGGACCTGGCCAGGGCGGTCGCGGACGGCGGCATGCTGCTGGTGTACGGGGCGCTGAGCGGGCAGCCGACGCCGTACCCGGGGATCGAGCTGGGCATGCCGCCGGTGGCGATGCGGACGTACACGATGCTGGAGACCACGACCAGCCCCGAGCGGCTGCGTCGCGCGGAGGCGTTCGTGGCGTCCGGGCTGCGCTCGGGGGCCTTCAGGCCCGTCGTGGACCGCACGTTCGAGCTGGAGGAGATCGCCGAGGCGCACCGCTACCTGGAGTCGAACGCGCAGGTCGGCAAGATCGTGGTCACCGTCCCCTGA
- a CDS encoding nuclear transport factor 2 family protein — MTVAAVRHVFQVVDSFDPDEFVKLLAEDATLVFANAEPSVGREAIAAGLRTFFSTIGGLRHRIVRTWQAGDDTIAETEVTYRRLDGKDVSVPAVSIWRTGSDGLITDYRIFVDLAPVYAP, encoded by the coding sequence ATGACCGTCGCTGCGGTACGACACGTCTTCCAGGTGGTGGACTCGTTCGACCCCGACGAGTTCGTGAAGCTGCTGGCGGAGGACGCCACGCTCGTGTTCGCCAACGCCGAGCCGTCGGTCGGGCGCGAGGCCATCGCCGCCGGGCTCCGGACGTTCTTCTCCACCATCGGCGGCCTGCGGCACCGCATCGTCAGGACCTGGCAGGCGGGGGACGACACCATCGCCGAGACCGAGGTCACGTACCGGAGGCTCGACGGCAAGGACGTCAGCGTGCCGGCGGTGTCGATCTGGCGCACCGGCTCCGACGGCCTGATCACGGACTACCGCATCTTCGTCGACCTGGCCCCGGTCTACGCGCCGTAG